gtgtgtgagcGCATGTAtttgtgcgtgcgtgcatgtgtgcgttcatgtgcgtgtgtgtgtgcatgcatgtgtgtgttcatgtgtgtgcatgtgtgtgtggatgcatgtGTGCGTTCGTGTGTGTGcgaatgtatgtgtgtgcatgtatgcgtGCATGTGCCCATGTATGTGtacgtgcgtgagtgtgtgtgttcatgtgtatgTGCATgcgtgtgcatgtatgtgtgcgttcatgtgtgtgcatgtgtgtgtgcatgcatgtgtgcgtTCGTGTGTGTGcgaatgtatgtgtgtgcatgtgcccaTGTATGTGtacgtgcgtgagtgtgtgtgttcatgtgtatgTGCATgcgtgtgcatgtatgtgtgcgttcatgtgcgtgtgtgtgtgtgcgtgtgtgtgtgcatgcatgtgtatgtgtgtgagtgagtgtgcatgtgtgggtGCGCATGCATCatctcaaaatatgtttttttaatctcATAAATAATGTTGTAATGTGGCGGTAGGCTTCCGTACAGAACTCTATTAGTCAGCTGATGTTTATTTCTGTAGTGCTGTATACCGCAGCCGCTTGAGAGAAACAGAAgctcatcagtgtcacagacgtcTTCATCAGGAGCTGATGTGTCAGTGTTGTTGTTCCTCCAGCGTACTCTCACGTGGTGGAGAACACGGCGTTCTTCGGTGATGTGGCCCTGCGCTTCCCGAGGATCGTGCATCACTACTTCGATCAGAACGTGGACTGGAGTCGCCTGCTGCGCTGGGGCCTGCGCTTCTGTAACCAGACGGGGGTCTTCAGCGGAGGAGCCCATCAGCACGTGCTCACGCTGGTCAGACTGAGGCATCATGGGATTGACTTCACACTCAGAGCACTGACACATGAGCtttaactctgtgtgtgtttgctgcagATGTCACAGGAGCTGGGGATCACTGAGAAATCTGCAGACTTCGTCAACCCGTACCGCACCGAACGAGACGacgtgagtcacacacacacacacacacacacacacacacacacacaacccgtacCGCACCGAACGAGACGacgtgagtcacacacacacacacacacacaacccgtacCGCACCGAACGAGACGacgtgagtcacacacacacacacacacacacacacaacccgtacCGCACCGAACGAGACGacgtgagtcacacacacacacacacacaacccgtacCGCACCGAACGAGACGacgtgagtcacacacacacacacacaacctgtacCGCACCGAACGAGACGacgtgagtcacacacacacacacacacacacacacacaacccgtacCGCACCGAACGAGACGacgtgagtcacacacacacaacccgtacCGCACCGAACGAGACGacgtgagtcacacacacacacacacacacacacaacccgtacCGCACCGAACGAGACGacgtgagtcacacacacacacacacacacaacccgtacCGCACCGAACGAGACGacgtgagtcacacacacacacacacacaacccgtacCGCACCGAACGAGACGacgtgagtcacacacacacacacacacacacaacccgtacCGCACCGAACGAGACGacgtgagtcacacacacacacacacaacccgtacCGCACCGAACGAGACAacgtgagtcacacacacacacacacacacacacaacccgtacCGCACTGAACGAGACaacgtgacacacacacacacacacacacacacacacacacacatatatatatatagattcacTGTTTCTTATGTGCACTGTATCGTGTTATTAATAACAAATTAAGATTGAATTATAGTGCTCTTCAATCGCCagtaaaatgtaataaacataaaatgtcatCTGTTTTTTGTCCGGTTTAATTTGACTTCATAtatccagggttattatagttaagacTAAAACCAGAACACTTGAAATAAAGTtacattaaatgtcattttacacTATTTGtgaccctgcagcacagaagcagtcttaagtctctgagtatatttgtaataatagccaacaatgcattgtatgggtcaaaaattatacttttattaagatattaagtaaagatcatgttccatgaagatattttgtaaatttcctactgtaaatatatcaaaactttttgattagtaatatgcattgctaagaattaaaaaaaaaattttttttttttaatttgaacaattttaaaggtgatttttttcaatttttcaatttttttgctccctcagattccagatttttcaaatagttgtatctcagacaaatattgtcctcctaacaaaccagacatcaatggaaagatgatttattcagctttcagatgatgcacaaatctcaattttgaaaaattgacacttatgacTTTGAGTAAAACCTGtatagatattaaaaaaaaacacaagtattcatttttttttttaaaaacgaaacaaaattaaaaaataaaattctaaatcaGTAAAAGTATTTCAACTTTcaatccatcaaaaaaaaaaaattaaaatcaatataaaatttgttttaatgcattttattcttTCTTAACACACACCTTTCAATATCCATGATTCATGTTTAACGactgaaataatgttttatatctAGCTGATATAAACACCTGTTTATTTGTGTAATGCATCGTCATATCTACACTGTCACCTATCGTCCTTGTTAAAATCCTGAATGATTTACTGACTAACTCAGTGTAATCCTTGGTCTGTAGTGTGTAGATGGAGCCATTATAACAGGTGATGCTCAGGATTATTCTGTcggtttggtgttgatctgtgTAGTTTGATGtgctggatgtgtgtgtgtctcaggtgcTGCACACGGCCGAGGCCTTCCAGAAGATTCTCCGTGAGgaagagaagaggaggaggaaggagGAGAAGAGGAAAGAGATCCGCAAAGGGCCTCGGATCTCTCGCTCTCGCACCGAGTTATAGATCTGACTTCAGATCAGCTGTTTACACTCATTCAGGGAGCCTGTGCTAAATGTGCCACGGGCCTCCACGTTTACAGGCTTCAGAACGAGTCTCTGATTCAcaacacttgaatctgttttacTCCGTTTGATTCGGGAGGATCTTCACTAGATCCTCTGCTggtaatgtgagtgtgtgtgtgtttagtgctaGATTAGAGTGAGGGGGAGGAGTCAGGGtggtgggaggagccatggtgggcGGGGGATGGGGGAAGTGGTCAAAGTGGTTTGTGTCCTAGATGAAGGTATTTTGGTCACTGATATTTCAGTATTTAACAAACACTTGATACGTTTTGATAATATTAAATCAAAAATGGTTACGGCTcccatatatatatgaaattcagTTGTTTAGATTCAATATAAATGCTTTATTTGGGGGGGGTACTTTATAGTCTAATAAAATAATTGTGGGTTAATTAATGTATTTCTGCTTTCTTTAAAAACTGTTGTTCATTATGCGTGTGTAtcgtgtgtgtggagtgtgtgcagaGCTGCACTGCCATGAGAGAAACTCTGTAATGACGGATCTGAATTCAGTGTGAATGCGGTTCTGATCCACTTCAGTTTCTCCAGATGCTGAAGTGAGACGATCATCCTCCATAGAGGCTTTACCGATCTGTTCATGTGACTGTTATTGAGATCTGTAGGGCATCAGTGGGAGATTATTATTGACACAATTAATAAAGTCTATTTAACAAACTGCGAATATTGAGTTGTGTGTTTTTCCTGGGCTGTATTTAGTGTTTATAGCTCATACATGTAGGCTGATTTTCGGTTCATTACGATCATTAGTGCTCTAATGGGAATGAGTCTCTTTTCCTCTCATCCATCAGTTCCTCCTAGTTGTAATGCTGTTTGTAGTCAGTTTTATCCTATTACTGTTATTCAGCTTCAAGAGCTAGTGGAGCACCTTAAGCCTTCTGTTGATGTTATTCCTCCATGTTTTACTATGCTGTTTAGAAACTGCCATTATACCTGATCTGCTTGTTAAAACATGCGACACTTCACCTCTTGCTTACGAAACAAAACTTAGACTCTACGGTGTTTGGTGATTTTAGACCCATCTCCAGTTTATCTTGTATTACGAAGATTTTGGAGAAAATAGTCCTTCAACAATTGAGAATAAAGTGAGATGATCTGCTGCTGATCCTGAATGAGTGTTGATCGTCGGAGGCTCGTCAGTATGAACAGAGATGCTGAAATGGACTTGTTTTCACCTCAGTTAATAAGCTGATGTCTTCAGATCTCCTGTAAACTGCTCTTTGAAGCTCATTTCATTGGTGCCAACAGACAGAGagcatttgtttattacaaatctGTAcacttatttctgtttttatgctATTAACTGTTTTTCTTACCATTATTTATATCTGGaagaattaaaactaaattatatatatatatatatatatatatatttagttttaattcttatatatatatatatatattctgtaatcCATTAGAATAAAATTGAACTCAGtaactcaaatatatttttgattttgGCAGATCAGCTCCTCCCACATTCCAATTCATCAGTGAAGCTCCGCCCACAGCGATCACATcatcagtgaagctcctcccgcAGCGAATCACATcatcagtgaagctcctcccacagcaGTTCAGCAATACATGCTGGAACATTCCCATTAGTTCACAAGTGCAGACAAGCATCAAATCACCAGGAAGAGCTGAACTCTGAGTTTATTAAAAAGAACAGAGAGAATATGAGAGATCCAGAACCCTGCAGAAGATGGGCAATATACTGGTAGAAATTTGACAACCTGTAGATTATAGCGTATCGTCTTTATCGCGGTTATGCACTCAACGTCACTTTGCTGTGCACCATGGTCTTGagaatttgcacacatttttaagcatTGCAGTTTCAAAACAAGTGACTTTAAACTGTGAAATGCCAACACCAGCTTCTCCAGCAGGATGAGTAAACTGTGTGTCTGTGCTCTATTCACCTTTATTTCTTATTTCGTCATGTCACAtccatcatttattatttataatttatgtagaATTGGGATTTATTACACATCTTGTAATCTGTGTTTTCAGGGATTCATGCACTGAAGATGCTGCAACATTATTGTATTTGTACTCTTTGACAGATTCATTATACAGGTAttgcagctatttttttttttttttttacagcatattatgCAGTGATTATTATGTTNNNNNNNNNNNNNNNNNNNNNNNNNNNNNNNNNNNNNNNNNNNNNNNNNNNNNNNNNNNNNNNNNNNNNNNNNNNNNNNNNNNNNNNNNNNNNNNNNNNNNNNNNNNNNNNNNNNNNNNNNNNNNNNNNNNNNNNNNNNNNNNNNNNNNNNNNNNNNNNNNNNNNNNNNNNNNNNNNNNNNNNNNNNNNNNNNNNNNNNNAACCTcacaaggaatttggctacagttgtcgtgttcctcttgttaagccactcctaaaccacagacaacgtcagaggcgtcttacctgggctaaggagaagaagaactggactgttgcccagtgatccaaagtccttttttcagatgagagcaagttttgtatctcatttggaaaccaaggtcctagagtctggaggaagggtggagaagctcatagcccaagttgcttgaagtcc
The sequence above is a segment of the Carassius carassius chromosome 9, fCarCar2.1, whole genome shotgun sequence genome. Coding sequences within it:
- the LOC132149690 gene encoding coiled-coil domain-containing protein 134-like; translated protein: MLSVCALLLLAPAALGSDSDTQRPRHDSNLEIYKRLFETKRKDQLNALKNLVELSDVNQQYKIIDIMLKGLFKVLEDSRDVLKAANVQPDDPFPLDDKIKEAYSHVVENTAFFGDVALRFPRIVHHYFDQNVDWSRLLRWGLRFCNQTGVFSGGAHQHVLTLMSQELGITEKSADFVNPYRTERDDVLHTAEAFQKILREEEKRRRKEEKRKEIRKGPRISRSRTEL